Below is a window of Vallicoccus soli DNA.
TGGTCGGACCTGTGGTTCTACGCCAACCCGGTCTTCGTGGACGTCCTCTGAGCGGCCACTGGGCGGGTGTCGTCCCGGCTCCCCGGGGCGGCACCCGCGCCAGCGGGCACGCCGCGGAGCACGACGCGCTCCAGGCGCTGGCCGCGCTGGGGCTCGAGCCGGACCTCGTCGCGACCCACGTGCTCGACGGGCTCTCCCCCGCCCGTACGGCCGTCACGGCGCGCCTCGCCGCCCCGCTGACCGCCGGGCAGGTGGGGGCGCTGGCCGCGTCGACCGGGGGCGCCGCGGTGGCGGACGGCGGCCTGCGCGCGGGCCCGGGGGACGTCGCCGCGGCGGCGGAGGGCGCGCTGGCCGAGGCGCGCGCGCTCCGCGGGGGCCGCCTGGTGCGCTTCCCGGGGCAGGGGGCGCTCACCGGCGACCTGCCCGTGGCCGAGCTGGTCCGGCGCTGCGCGGTCGACCGGGTGGCCGGCTCGGGCACGCGGGTGGGGCCCGAGGACGTGGTGGCGACGGCCGGCTTCGTCCGGCCGCGGGCCCGCGGCGGCGAGGTCGTCCTGCTCGTCGAGCGGGTGCGGGGCGGGCGGCTGCGGCCGCTGGAGGTGGAGCACCCGCACGAGTGCTGCGGGGGCGCGCACTGACGCCGGCGCGGGGTGGGAGCATCGGGCCGTGCCCGACGCCCCCACCCTGCGCCGCGCCCGCACGGCGGACGTGCGGACCGTCCGCCGGCTCATCGACACCTACACGGCGGACCGGATCCTGCTGAGCAAGGCGACGGTGACCCTGTACGAGGACGTGCAGGACTTCTGGGTGGCCGAGCTCGGCGGCGAGGTGGTCGGCTGCGGCGCGCTGCACGTGCTGTGGGAGGACCTCGCGGAGGTCCGCTCCCTGGCCGTGGACCCGGCGGTGCGCGGGCACGGCGTGGGCGGCGCCCTGCTGGACCGGCTCGTCGAGCTGGGCCGCGAGCTCGGGGTGCGCCGGCTGTTCTGCCTCACCTTCCAGACCGCGTTCTTCGGCAGCCGCGGCTTCCGCCCGATCGAGGGGGCGCCGGTGGCGCCGGACGTCTACGAGCAGCTCCTGCAGTCCTACGACGAGGGCGTGGCGGAGTTCCTCGACCTGGAGCGGGTCAAGCCCAACACCCTGGGCAACACCCGGATGCTGCTGCACCTGTGAGCGCCTAGCCTGGCGGGACCCCGCGAGGAAGGACCTCCCGCTGAGCCCGCTGAGCACCGACCCGCCCGAGCTCGTCACGCTGCACCTGTGGGGCGTCCCGGCGAGCGCTGTCCCCCGGGCCGTGGCGCGCATGGCCCTGGACCGCCGGCCGGTGCGCCGCGCGCCGGGCGCGCGCTTCGCGAAGCTGCTGGGCACCGGCGACGGGCGCACGTTCACGGTGCGCGACGCGGACCCGCGGCACTGGGGCCTGCTGGTGGCGTGGGACTCCGCCGCGGACGCGGGGGCCTTCGAGCGCTCGCGGACCGTGCGGGCGTGGGGCGCGATGGCCGAGGAGTCGCTGCGCGTGGCGATGCGGCCGCTGGCCTCGCGCGGCACCTGGGCCGGGCGGACCCCGTTCGGCGAGCCGCGCGGCGGGCGCCACGAGGGGCCGGTGGCGGCGGTGACGCGGGCGCGGCTGGTGGCCCGGCGGGCGCTGACGTTCTGGCGGGCGGTGCCGCCGGTGTCGGCGGACCTGCACCGCTCCCCCGGCCTGCGCCTGGCCGTGGGGGTCGGGGAGGCGCCGCTGGGGCTGCAGGGCACGTTCTCGCTGTGGGACAGCGGGCGGGCGCTGTCGGGCTTCGCGTACGGGCGCCCGGCGCACCTCGAGGCGGTGCGGCGCACCGCGGAGGTGGGCTGGTACGCCGAGGAGCTCTTCGCCCGGTTCGCGGTCCTCGACGCGGACGGGACCTTCGGCGGGCGGGAGCCGCTGCGGTGAGGCCGTGCCCGGCGGCGCTCCGGGTGGGCCCCGCCTAGACTCCGGGGGGTGACGGTCCACGACGTGGCGGCGCCGCCGCGCCCCCTGCTGCGCGCCCTGCCGTGGGCCCTGGCCGCCGCGGTGGTGCTGGCGCAGGTCGCGTACCCGCTGCTCGACGGCGAGCCGCTGCGGCTGGTGACGATCGTCACGGTGCTGCTGTTCGCGGCGGCGTCGACGGCGCACGCCGCGGTCGAGCACGGGGCGGCCTGGGCGGCGCGGCTCGTCGCGGTCGTGGTCGGGGTCTCCCTGTCCGCCGAGGTCCTCAGCGTGGCAACCGGTTTCCCCTTCGGGCGGTACGAGTACGCCGGCACCCTCGGCCCGCAGCTGGCCGGGGTGCCGCTGCTGGTGCCGCTGGCGTGGCTGATGTTCGCCTACCCGGCCTTCGTCGTGGCCCGGCGGCTGGCCCGCCGGTGGGTGCCGCTCGTCGGCGGCCTGGCGCTGGCGTCGTGGGACCTCTACCTCGACCCGCAGATGGTCGAGGCGGGGCACTGGGTGTGGGAGCACCCCGACCCCGCCCTGCCGGGGCTGCCGGGGATCCCGCTGACGAACTACGCGGGCTGGGTCCTCGTCGCCGTCGTCGTCATGGCCCTGCTCGACCGCCTGCCGAGGACCCCCGGGGCGGACGACCGCCAGCCGGTGGCGCTGTTCCTCTGGACCTGGGCCGGCTACGCCCTCGGCGCCGCGGTCTTCATGGGGCGGCCGGTGAGCGCGCTGTACGGCGCCGTCGCCATGGGCTGCGTCGCCGTCCCGCTCCTGCGCTCGCTGCGCCGCCGGTGAGCCGGCTCGTCCGCGCCGCCTCCGCCGGCGCGGTGGCGCTCACCGCCCACACGGTGCTCAACCTGCGGCTGCTGCGGGTGCCCCCTGCCGACCCGCCGCCGGTGGCGGACCCGGTCTCGGTCCTGCTGCCGGTGCGCGACGAGGCGCACCGGGTGGGGCCGTGCGTGGCCGCGCTGCTGGCCCAGGAGGGGGTGCCCGACCTCGAGGTGCTGGTGCTCGACGACGGTTCGCGGGACGGGACGGCCGACGTCGTGCGCCGGACCGCGGGCGGCGACCCGCGGCTGCGGGTGGTCGGGGGCGCGCCCCCGCCCGCGGGGTGGCTCGGCAAGCCCCACGCGTGCGACCAGCTGGCCGGGCTGGCCCGCGGCACCGTCCTCGTCTTCGTCGACGCCGACGTCGTGCTCGCCCCGCACGCGGTGGCGTCCACGGTGGCGCTGCTGCGCTCGACGGGGCTGGACCTGGTGTCGCCGTACCCGCGGCAGGTCGCCCTCTCCCCCGCCGAGCGGCTCGTCCAGCCGCTGCTGCAGTGGTCCTGGCTCACGACGCTGCCGCTGCGCCTGGCCGAGCGCTCCCCGCGGAGCTCGCTCGCGGCGGCGAACGGCCAGCTGCTGGCGGTCGACGCGCTGGCGTACCGCTGGTCGGGCGGGCACGCCGCGGTCCGCGACCAGGTCCTCGACGACATCGCCCTGCTGCGCGCGGTGAAGCGCTCCGGGGGGCGCGGCGTCGTCGCGGACGGGACAGCGCTTGCCTCCTGCCGCATGTACGACGGCTGGCTCGACCTGCGCGACGGCTACAGCAAGTCGCTCTGGTCCGCGACGGGGTCCCTCCCGGCGGCGGCCGCGACCCTCGGGGCGCTCGGCCTGCTCTACGTCGTGCCGCCGCTGGCGGCGCTGCGCGGCTCCCGCGCCGGGGCGCTCGGGTACGCCGCCGCCGTGGCCGGGCGCGCCCTGGTCGCCCGGCGCACCGGCGGGCGGGTGTGGCCGGACAGCCTGGCCCACCCGGTGTCGGTGCTGGCGCTGGGCTGGCTCACGGCCCGGTCCTGGCGGCTGCGCCGGCGCGGCGGGCTGGCCTGGAAGGGCAGGCCGGTCGGCTGAGCGCCCCCCGGTCCCCGAGCCCCCCGGCGGGGGTCCGCGGCTCAGCGGGAGCGGATGTCCCGCTGGCGCACGTCCCCGTCGGGGGTGCGGACGGTGCGCTCCTCGATCCGGGTGCGCGACGCCCGGCCGGTGGTGAGCAGCGTGAGCAGCAGGCCGAGCGCGCCGGCGCCCATGACGATCCAGCCGACCGCCTGCAGGTCCACGCCGTCGACGCGGTCCGCGACGGCGAAGGCCAGGACGGCGCCCACCGCGAGCAGGAGCACCGAGCTGCCGATGCGCATGACGACCTCCTCGTCGGCCGGACCACCCGGCCTGCAGGAGGTGTCCCCGCGGGTCCACCGCCGCAGGCTGCGCCGGACGGGTGACGCTCGCCGGCACCGGCTACCCTCCGCGAGTGGCTCGGGTCGTCGTGGTGGGTGCGGGGATGGGCGGGCTGTCCGCCGCGGCGCGGCTGGCGGCCCTCGGGCACGCGGTCACCGTCCTCGAGCAGGCGCCCGAGGTGGGCGGCAAGCTCGGCCGGTACGCGCGCGACGGGTTCGTCTTCGACACCGGCCCCTCGCTGCTGACGCTGCCGGCGGTCTACCGCGACCTGTTCCTCACGACCGGCGACGCCCTGGAGACGGTGCTCGACCTCGTGCCGGTCGACCCGACGGCGCACTACCGCTTCCCCGACGGCACCGAGGTCGACGTGCCGAACGCCTCGCGCAGCGGGGTGGCCCGGGCGTTCGACGAGGCGCTCGGGGCCGGCGCCGGCGCCCAGTGGACGTCGTTCCTGCAGCGGGCCGGGCGCATCTGGGACCTCACCCGCGAGCCGTTCCTCGAGTCGCCCCTCGACGGCTGGCGCACCCTCGCCGGGCTCGCCCGCTCCTGGGACGCCGTGCGCACCGTCGCGCCGTGGCGGTCGCTGCGCGGGCTCGGCGAGCAGCACCTGCGCGACCCGCGGCTGCGGATGTTCCTCGACCGCTACGCCACCTACACCGGGTCGGACCCGCGCCGCGCGCCGGCCGCGCTGGCGACGGTCCCCTACGTCGAGCAGGTCTTCGGCTCCTGGTACGTCCGCGGGGGCCTGCGGCTGCTCGGCGACGCGGTCCGCGACCGGGCCGTGGAGCGCGGGGCCCGCGTCGAGGCCGGGGTCGAGGTCGTCGAGGTCCTCGTCGAGGGCGGGCGGGCCGCGGGGGTGCGCCTGGCCGACGGGCGGACCGTGCCGGCGGACGTCGTCGTCTCGGGGGTCGACGCCGCGCAGCTGTACGGCGGCCTGGTGCGCGCGCCGTCCGCGGCCCGCTCCCTGCGCCGGGCCACCCCGTCGCTCAGCGGCGTCGTGCTGCTCCTCGCCCTGCGCGGGCGCACCCCGGGGCTGGCCCACCACACGGTCCTGTTCCCCGACGACTACGACGCCGAGTTCGACGCCGTGTTCGGGCGGCGCGGCCCGCAGCGCCCGGTCGACGACCCGACGGTCTACGTCAGCGCACCCGACGACCCCGCCCTGCGGCCGGACGACGACCACGAGGCGTGGTTCGTGCTCGTCAACGCCCCACGGCACGCGCCCGGCGCCGGGGTGGACTGGGACGCCGAGGGCCTGGCGGACGCGTACGCCGACCGGGTCCTCGCCGCGATGGCCCGCCGCGGTCTCGACGTGCGCGGGCGCCTGCTGTGGCGGGAGGTGCGCACCCCGGCCGACCTCGAGCGCGCCACCCGCTCCCCCGGCGGCTCGATCTACGGCACGTCGAGCAACGGCGCCCGGGGCGCCTTCCTGCGCCCGGCGAACCGCTCGCCGGTGCCGGGGCTGTTCCTCGTCGGCGGCTCGTCCCACCCCGGCGGCGGGCTGCCGCTGGTGGGCCTCAGCGCCGCGATCGTCGCCGACCTCGTGGGCCCCGCCTGAACCGTCCGCGCACGATCAGGGCGGGAGGGGGGCGCAGGGACGGGCGTCCCCGCAGCGGTCGTGCGCCGTCGGCGGCGGGCGGGGCTCAGGCGGCGGGGGCGGGCGCGGCGGCGAAGCGGCGCAGGAGGAGCCGGGCGATCGCGTCGTCGGCTCCGAGCGGGCCCGAGACCACCGCGGCCCCGGACAGGCACGCGGACTCCGCGACCCGGTCGGCGAAGAACCCGGGCGCGAGCAGGTAGGTGCACACCCCGACGCGGCGGTCCGGCAGCGCGGCGAGCGCCTCCTCGACGGTCGGGCGGGCGGCGCTGGCGTACGCGCAGGAGACCGGCAGGCCCGTCCGCTCGGAGAGCGCGGCGGCGACGGCCTCGACGGCGCGGGCGGCCGCGGGGTCCGACGAGCCCGCGGCCGCGAGGACGAGGGCGTCGAGCCCCTCGGCCTCGACGGGCACGTCCGGCAGCGGGGCGTGCCCGGTGCGGGGCGCGGCGAGGGCCTCGCGGAGCCGGCGCAGCACGAGGTCGGCCAGCTCCGGGGCCGGACCCAGGGGCGCGGCGACGACGGCCGGCACGGGCGAGCCAGCGACGGCCTCGGGCAGGTCCTTGGCGACGTGGTAGCCGGTGGACAGCAGCGCCGGCACGACGACCGCGGGCGCGTCGAGGCCCGCGAGCACGTCGGCGAGGCTCGGCCCGAGCACGTCGACGTACGACTCGCGCACGTCCACCCCGGGCGCCAGCGCGCGGACCCGGTCGAGCAGGGCGCGCACCACGGCGATGCCCGCCGCGTCGCGGGTGCCGTGCGCCGCGGCGACGAGCACGGGGGTCACGACGCGCTCCCCGGGCGCAGCCGGGCGCGCAGGGCGACGACCTCGCCGACGACGAGCACCGCGGGCGGGCGCAGCCCGGCCGCCTCGACGTCCGCCGCGATCGTCGCCAGGGTGCCGACGACGGTGCGCTCGCCGGGGAGCGTCCCGTTCTCGACCACCGCGGCGGGGGTGCCGGCGGCGCGGCCGCCGCGCTGCAGCGCCGCGGCGAACCGGTCGAGGTGGGTGACGCCCATGAGCACGACGACCGTGCCGGTGCCGGCGCCGAGCCGCTCCCAGTCCACGCTCGAGCGGGGGTCGTCGGGCGCG
It encodes the following:
- a CDS encoding amino-acid N-acetyltransferase — its product is MPDAPTLRRARTADVRTVRRLIDTYTADRILLSKATVTLYEDVQDFWVAELGGEVVGCGALHVLWEDLAEVRSLAVDPAVRGHGVGGALLDRLVELGRELGVRRLFCLTFQTAFFGSRGFRPIEGAPVAPDVYEQLLQSYDEGVAEFLDLERVKPNTLGNTRMLLHL
- a CDS encoding carotenoid biosynthesis protein; translated protein: MTVHDVAAPPRPLLRALPWALAAAVVLAQVAYPLLDGEPLRLVTIVTVLLFAAASTAHAAVEHGAAWAARLVAVVVGVSLSAEVLSVATGFPFGRYEYAGTLGPQLAGVPLLVPLAWLMFAYPAFVVARRLARRWVPLVGGLALASWDLYLDPQMVEAGHWVWEHPDPALPGLPGIPLTNYAGWVLVAVVVMALLDRLPRTPGADDRQPVALFLWTWAGYALGAAVFMGRPVSALYGAVAMGCVAVPLLRSLRRR
- a CDS encoding glycosyltransferase, producing MSRLVRAASAGAVALTAHTVLNLRLLRVPPADPPPVADPVSVLLPVRDEAHRVGPCVAALLAQEGVPDLEVLVLDDGSRDGTADVVRRTAGGDPRLRVVGGAPPPAGWLGKPHACDQLAGLARGTVLVFVDADVVLAPHAVASTVALLRSTGLDLVSPYPRQVALSPAERLVQPLLQWSWLTTLPLRLAERSPRSSLAAANGQLLAVDALAYRWSGGHAAVRDQVLDDIALLRAVKRSGGRGVVADGTALASCRMYDGWLDLRDGYSKSLWSATGSLPAAAATLGALGLLYVVPPLAALRGSRAGALGYAAAVAGRALVARRTGGRVWPDSLAHPVSVLALGWLTARSWRLRRRGGLAWKGRPVG
- a CDS encoding DUF6458 family protein, with translation MRIGSSVLLLAVGAVLAFAVADRVDGVDLQAVGWIVMGAGALGLLLTLLTTGRASRTRIEERTVRTPDGDVRQRDIRSR
- a CDS encoding phytoene desaturase family protein; protein product: MARVVVVGAGMGGLSAAARLAALGHAVTVLEQAPEVGGKLGRYARDGFVFDTGPSLLTLPAVYRDLFLTTGDALETVLDLVPVDPTAHYRFPDGTEVDVPNASRSGVARAFDEALGAGAGAQWTSFLQRAGRIWDLTREPFLESPLDGWRTLAGLARSWDAVRTVAPWRSLRGLGEQHLRDPRLRMFLDRYATYTGSDPRRAPAALATVPYVEQVFGSWYVRGGLRLLGDAVRDRAVERGARVEAGVEVVEVLVEGGRAAGVRLADGRTVPADVVVSGVDAAQLYGGLVRAPSAARSLRRATPSLSGVVLLLALRGRTPGLAHHTVLFPDDYDAEFDAVFGRRGPQRPVDDPTVYVSAPDDPALRPDDDHEAWFVLVNAPRHAPGAGVDWDAEGLADAYADRVLAAMARRGLDVRGRLLWREVRTPADLERATRSPGGSIYGTSSNGARGAFLRPANRSPVPGLFLVGGSSHPGGGLPLVGLSAAIVADLVGPA
- a CDS encoding sirohydrochlorin chelatase; amino-acid sequence: MTPVLVAAAHGTRDAAGIAVVRALLDRVRALAPGVDVRESYVDVLGPSLADVLAGLDAPAVVVPALLSTGYHVAKDLPEAVAGSPVPAVVAAPLGPAPELADLVLRRLREALAAPRTGHAPLPDVPVEAEGLDALVLAAAGSSDPAAARAVEAVAAALSERTGLPVSCAYASAARPTVEEALAALPDRRVGVCTYLLAPGFFADRVAESACLSGAAVVSGPLGADDAIARLLLRRFAAAPAPAA